In Astyanax mexicanus isolate ESR-SI-001 chromosome 5, AstMex3_surface, whole genome shotgun sequence, a single window of DNA contains:
- the LOC103037850 gene encoding G-protein coupled receptor 22 gives MGTESYTQQLETSDGAGTLASITGLEGQMGASTTAGWYMPYPVSFQVSLTSFLLLELVLGFSSNLTVLVLYCSQSNLVDSVSNMVTVNLHILDIVVCVLCLPLTVVIVLLPTSRNLALICCFHEACVTFTSISTAINVLVISLDRYDISVRPANRFLTPRWAALLLAAVWAVSLAVFFIPFIEADFFSSEPENGLVDSPLTPAWRNRTLLCVGGQGYHMGLGMYYHILLQIPIFFATLVVMLFTYSRILRALNIRIGSHMRRSQRKNAPTCRGRRKKKKKKANHTDVEAGGQATNQTKNLTHPPLISSPTPTPTATSPPPMSSTPLVSASTATAPAPTVGVQASVSAIIALRRAVRRHRDRRERQRRVFRMSLIIICSFVGCWAPISVANILILTLGPSDGLVRARLWFLAMAYGTTISHPLLYAFTRQKLRRALRAKVKKRVVSLLQVDPSPGGTVIHNSWVEPRQGGRKLRLEGSDATDRCLTEPL, from the coding sequence ATGGGGACAGAGAGCTACACCCAGCAGCTGGAGACAAGTGATGGAGCTGGGACACTGGCCAGTATCACCGGCCTGGAGGGGCAAATGGGAGCAAGTACCACCGCAGGGTGGTACATGCCTTATCCAGTCAGCTTCCAGGTATCACTTACCAGTTTCCTCTTATTGGAGCTGGTTCTGGGCTTCAGTAGTAACTTGACTGTGCTGGTGCTTTACTGTTCCCAGTCCAACCTGGTTGATTCGGTCAGCAACATGGTCACGGTCAACTTGCACATCCTGGACATtgttgtgtgtgtgctgtgccTGCCGCTAACTGTAGTCATAGTGCTGCTGCCGACAAGCCGCAACCTGGCGCTCATCTGCTGCTTCCATGAAGCCTGTGTCACGTTTACCAGCATCTCCACGGCTATTAATGTGCTGGTCATCAGCCTGGACCGCTATGACATTTCAGTTCGGCCTGCTAACAGGTTCCTCACCCCTCGATGGGCAGCTCTTCTGCTGGCCGCTGTATGGGCTGTGTCTCTTGCTGTCTTCTTCATCCCCTTCATTGAGGCGGACTTCTTCTCTTCAGAGCCGGAGAATGGGCTGGTCGACAGCCCCTTGACCCCAGCTTGGCGTAATCGGACACTGCTCTGTGTGGGAGGACAGGGATATCATATGGGCCTTGGGATGTACTATCACATCCTTCTACAGATACCCATCTTCTTTGCCACATTGGTAGTCATGCTCTTCACCTACTCAAGAATCCTTCGGGCACTTAACATACGCATCGGTTCGCACATGAGGAGGAGCCAGAGGAAAAATGCACCCACCTGTAGAGGGCGGcgcaagaaaaagaagaaaaaggcgAATCATACAGATGTTGAAGCAGGAGGGCAagcaacaaaccaaaccaagaacCTTACACACCCTCCACTCATCTCCTCTCCAACTCCCACTCCAACTGCCACCTCACCCCCACCCATGTCCTCCACCCCTCTGGTCAGTGCCAGCACTGCTACAGCACCAGCCCCAACAGTAGGAGTTCAAGCCTCGGTTTCCGCCATCATTGCTCTCCGCAGGGCTGTAAGGCGGCACAGAGACCGAAGGGAGCGCCAGCGGCGGGTCTTCAGGATGTCCCTCATAATCATCTGCAGTTTTGTGGGCTGTTGGGCACCTATTTCCGTGGCAAACATCCTTATCCTCACATTGGGCCCTAGTGATGGACTGGTTCGAGCGCGGCTTTGGTTCTTGGCCATGGCATATGGCACTACCATATCCCATCCGCTGCTTTACGCCTTCACGCGACAGAAACTCCGTCGGGCACTCAGGGCCAAGGTGAAGAAGCGGGTGGTGTCCTTACTGCAAGTGGATCCGTCTCCAGGTGGAACTGTCATCCACAACTCCTGGGTGGAGCCACGGCAGGGGGGTCGAAAGCTCCGTTTGGAGGGAAGTGATGCCACAGATCGGTGTCTAACAGAACCACTATGA